The nucleotide window AATGGCGGCGGCGGGAGTGGGAGGAGTCAGAAGAGCGGTGGTGGGAAGAAGGCTGCGGCGGTGGAGAGTAAGCTGGCGTGTAGTTTGGAGGATCTTTACAAGGGGGCGAGAAGGAAAATGAGGATTTCGAGAACTGTTCCTGATAATTTTGGGTGAGTTTCTTCTCCGACTTTTCTGTGATTGTGTTTACATGTATGAGAATTACTGcaagatttgatttttgattgaTGGGTTAGGGGTTTGTGCGTTTCGATTTGAATGGAGTAGGACTTTTTTAGGGACTCGAGAAATTTGTCTTGGGAGCACTATTATGCTCCAATTTTACTGGAGAATTACTTCTGAACCCAATTATACTGGATTTGCAGCTCATTGAACGTAAAAGATGGTATTGTTTTCGTCAGTTATAAGCTAGCTTAAACTATTAAGAATGAGTGCTAGATCTCTGTTTCATTTGGGGCTTCACGCTTGGCTCATTTTGGTCCTAGTTATGCCTGTTTTAATTTGAATCAACTTCTTATGCAGAAGCATTAGGTTATACCCGTCGATTAGGTTATCTTCTCTTTAGCCTAATGTTGAAATGATTTTCTCTCGCAGTAAGTCAAAGACAGTTGAGGAAACCTTAAAGATTGATATCAAGCCAGGATGGAAGAAGGGTACTAAGATCACGTTTCCAGAGAAGGGAAACCAAGAACCTGGCAGCTCTGCAGCAGATCTTATTTTCGTCGTGGACGAGAAACCCCATGATGTGTTCAAGAGGGATGGGAATGATCTTGTGGTTGATCATAAGTTAACTCTACTCGAGGCTCTCACTGGAACATTCATCAATCTGACAACCTTGGATGGAAGGGTTCTCCCTATCCCAGTCAGGAACATAATAAATCCTGGTTATGAGGAGGTGATCCCTAATGAGGGAATGCCAATATCAAAAGATCCCACTAAGAAAGGAAATCTCAGGATCAAGTTTGATGTTGTCTTTCCATCAAAGCTCAGCGCACAGCAGAGATCTGATCTGAGAAGAGTGCTAGGTGAAGTTGATAACTAATTCAGATCTTATAATTTTAACTCTAATCGACAGTTCAGTTAATCAATCTGTAAATATGCAATGTTTTGGCTGTTCAGTAGCAATGTTGACCATACTAGTGAAATAGCTGTGTCCTATTTCTTCTGCAAATGATGGAAAATCCACTTGTACAATGTCTTCTTTTTGAATAAGGAAGCTTAGCGCAGCAGCTCCTTTTTGCTTGAAGTTAAAATCTCTTTTCTTTGTGTTTGGCTTTGTCTCCTTTTTGCTTGAAAGGTGATGCTCATTCGTGCAATACAGAGACGTCTGGATGTAAGAAGGTACCTACAAGGCTATAAAGCATTAGAATCCTCAGGTTTTCGCTTCTTAATGGAATGCTGGGCATATTACATAagcaattagtttttttttttaaaagggccGAAAGCAAATGGGAAAAACCAAGTGGCTTCAAAGATATGATTTGAAACCGGTATCTAACTATCCATGATTCGGTCCCATAGCTCTGTTAGTCATTTCTTTGATGACATGAGTGGTAAACAAAACAGCTGCGTCTGaaaatgcttcttcttctttctttttttatactTCATATCCAAGAAGATGATCAAACACATGAATTTGTGGGATACAAATTAAGAATTAAGAGAAGAAGTACAATATCTTATTAAGATTAGAGTTAGGTACTCAGAGAAGTACAAACTTCGataaacatgaaaatgaaagaatacAGAATACTAAACGCTTCAGTACTCCAAAACCCCAAGTGAGAGACCTTATTCACCTTATTGTTATACTTTCATATATGGTCAGTCTTATCTTGGCTTTATTTTGCTTATAGATATTTCCGATCTTGGAGCTTCCTCGGGATTAACAGCAGGGAGGAATAGTAATCAATTCCTGTGTTTCTCAATCTTCCTCTGGAGTTCCTCCTTCCTGGCCCCGACAACTCTATCAATCACTTCTCCTTTCTTAATAAACAGAAAGGAAGGCATTGCCTGCACCCCAAACTCCATCGCCACATCCTGCATGCATCGATTCAACAATACAATTAATTTCATCACTACGATAAATATTGTTAATCATTGCACTATGTAATCAATAATTACCGGTAACTCGTCCACATCAAGCTTCACAAACTCGACGTCGGTGTACTTATCAGCATACTCTTTCAAGGCTGGCTCCATCGATCGACAAGGTCCGCACCATGTTGCCGTGAAATCAATCACAATCTTCATCCCCAAAACGAACACCAccattagtaaaaaaaaaaaaaaaaaaccttgcaaACATGCTCAATCATAAGATAGCTAGGCTAGTTAATTACCAGCTTGTTAGTTTGCTTAGAGGCAGTGAAGTGGGTCTTCCATTGATCCTTGGAATGGAAGGACATGATGCGAGACTTCTTTCCATGTGATGATCCATCCGAGTCGTCAACAATGCTGTGGTTAGAGAAGTTGCTTCCCATATTTTCTGAACTAGATCTGACTAGTTAGCTATATCTAGACTGAAAATTCTAGTAGAACAGGAAAGGTTTGGTTGATGTGTGTATTCAAATTGGGTGCGCATTGCTTCATATATAGGTATTAGCCAGGAACTATTGGCAATTGGCATCAGATTCATTGGCATTTTTCTGGACCGTCGGAAAATATAATGAGAAAACAACCCCATAAAGTTAACAAGAATTCACTCTCATTTGTACATATTTTCTACTTCCATGTTGATGTAATATGTTACTCCTAATTACGTTAACGAGTTGACAATTTGGTGTGCTCCAGGAAGTTGAAAAACAATAGGAATAACCCTAATTACCAATCAAGGGGCAGACCGACATCTAAAACAATGCATCTGCTATTAATATTGGAGAAGTTTTGAGAAGGATTGATTCTCCATTAGCATGTAATTAGACTAAAAGTCAGCTCATTTTGCCAATTAGGGCCATTACTCCAAATAAATCAAATCCATTAACTACTAAGCTACCACTAAGGTGTGATcgaacaataaataaataaatgaactgCTAGCAAAAGAATGAAATTCATATGCAAATGTGGCTGACAGCCTGACACAAGGAATCTGCCTTTTTCACTTTTTTGCAGTAGTCCCAAATTTTGCTTCGATAGAGTAGCATCAGCGCATCACTATAAAATAGTCATGTTTTATTTATATATGCTGACGATAAGCGATCACCGGCTGGCATGGCATGGCCTAAAGGCCAAGCAAAACGTGAAGACCACTAACACTGAAAAGTTTATATTCCTGGACCAATTACGTTATGGCTCACTTCACCTATATTCTTCTTAGATATGTCAATTCCGACGCGACCTGATAATACGACTCAAAATCCGCAcaaaataaagcgggttgaacccgcacgactaaaaagcgggtcggccaTGGGTCAAGTGGTCAATCagtcatgacccatttaataaatgagtcggtcacgggtcaacccgccaatgaagtgaacccgtataactcgattatgttatacttcttcttgaaattttggacgttgggagtatttaaTCATATGATTATACAATTTAAAGTattttgatttataattatttatgaattatatatgattatttatattcttcgtcttgtgaagtttttagtgaatttaatcaatttatgcatctTTTTAGTTAAATAGGTCGCATTGTTAACATTTAAATTGGTCaatttgtctaacacgacacaacctatttattaaatgagttaagTGGGTTGAAAATGAATAAcctgtttaataaataggttgagtaGTTTTtaacacgattattaaatgggttgagttTAAATTTGTATCTTGcaacacgacaaataccttgacccgacacgaatcCAAACGTGAGTCACCAGCCTAATACTCttccctcctttttttttttgtgcaaagAAAAAcgaggcaaaaaaaaaatgcaaagtgCCAAACTCATCAATACAAAGGGCCTAGTAGTAGAATGGAGACGATAGTTCGAATAATCCACATTCCATGAACCAATTCATCCCAAGATGATTCCAACAACAAAGCTGAACGAGAACTAAATGATTATAATACTAGAGAAACAACGATAAAATAGATTATCATACTGAGAAGTTAAGTTGTCTGCCACCATCCTGAAACATTGTTCAAAAAACTACTGCAAAATCTATCCCTGGATGGTTTCGACCAAAACCCATTAGCTGAACTACAGAGACATGAGAAAGTTCATGGATGATAAATCCGTCAACAGCAGCAAACCCATATCCAGACACTTTCCAACAAAAGCAGAAAACACCACCCACATGTAAAACTAGCAAGAAGCATCCTACCAAGACTATGAGTACTGTTAAGAAGCAACTCCAATGTTAGCTGAATCATGACCATCTTGAGCAGCTGAACCATGGTTGTTGTAAGATGGTCCACCACCCCTACCGCCTCTTCCCCTATTGTAATTCCTTGGATAATAGTTTCCAGGCTGGTCATAAAACTGGTTCCGACCATTCTGGTAAGGACCACCTCCTCTGCCTCGGCCTCCACGGCCATTGGAGTAACCTCGACGGCCTCCTCCACGGCCACCTCTTTGGTTTTGATACTGCCTTCGTGGACCATTATGTTGCTCGAATTCTACATCTCTCTCAGTATGCTCTACTTCTGTTTCTGGCTTTACTTGTTCTTGTTGAACCGAGACAACCTCTGCAGGATTTTCTGTCTCAAATTCATCCTGCAAAGCAAGAACCTCCCACATTTCAGTAAATTACATGCAAGTTTCCAGGAAGAATAAATGCAAAACAGGATGAATTGACTTAAATGCTAACTGAGAGCACCTTCTGAACTTCCTCAACAGGACCTGATTGATTTTCACCCCTCTCATGTCCTTGAAGATTTGGTGTCTCCTCATCCTACAAAGCATATGAAGTCAGCACATGACTGAAAACATAACAATATTAATAACAAATATTGCTTATATAGCTAGACTATTTCTCAAGTTAACTAACATTACAGTCCAAAGACTCGTATTGCTGAACCATCCATGCAGTATTTAGAATGCTGATTGCAAACATCTTTCAAAGAATGTAAAGCACGCACAGAGATAGCTGAAGTCAAGAAGGGATGGATCATGAGATGGGCTGTGACCTTAAACAGCACAGTAAGGGGTGGATATTCTAGAGGATGTGAGTGGACAAGGCATATCAACAAAGTTGAAACAAAGATAACTCTGATGTATTATCAAAATTATCCGAGTACAATTGCATGTTAAACCAAGTTACTATACATACACCAAGTTACTATGCATACTCGAATAgaccaaaaacaacaaaacaccATACTGCATAAACAGACCTCGAAAAGAAAGATAGACTCGTTATATTTCACAGGTATGtcagaaagataaaaaaatactGCATTAGAAACCCTTGAATCCAAGAATTGGATTGATCCCAATGCAGTAGAACAAACCATCTCTCACATGCAAAGAATAAGAATATCAATTCCAAGGGTGAGACTCAAAAACAAGTATCATGCTTCTGCTTATTTGAGTAGCATTATATCCCTTTAAAATAGCACCAATAGGAAAGTTTATCCCATTGCACAGTGAAAATTCAACATAATTGTCCACAACCAGAAGTCTCAAGTAGCACTTGAATCAAAACCAGAGGCAATGAATCCATAAGACTTAAATTTGAATCAACACCACGTAGACTGCATCCAGGAGATATGCAGTAGAAGGAAACCCGCAGGCAGCACTCAATATTAGCAAACTAGACTGAAGTAAAAGTAGTACACATCATTTCCACATAAACTAAAGAGCACTGTAAGATCCAAACATTAGATAATACAAGACATTGTAGCGTGAATATTAAGTCCAGTATAAATTATAGCATGCAGAAAAGTCAAGTAATATGACTCATATTCAGCCAAATGGAATATGAGAAATATCCAAAAACTAACCATTTTAGATGGCTGaaaagtttaagggaaaaatagaGAAAGTGGGAGGTAAACCAAGAAGCACCTAGGAGCTTTAGATGCATCATATCAAGAATTTGTCtttaaaaacattaaaaaaagaactgatgagataaaaaaaaacttcttacTATGTCATTTATTTTATTACAAACAGCACGCAAATTGATATTAGAACTAGAAGATAATGATACTTCCATATGCATAGAGAAAACAACAGCCACCAATCCATTCATGACAAAATCTGGTTTCTAATACAGCTAAAGGTTAAAACTTAATACCAGCTTACAATTTCTCTTCAAAATAAACCCCTTCAAGTCGATTAGAACTAGAACCAAATAAAAGCATTTCAAGTTTCCATCAATCACAACAAAAATATAAGCATGAATAGAAACAACTGTACCCACGACTAATGTCATGCTGTCAACAGACGGTCTAAGCAAGGTTTCTACAGATACAATATAGCTTGTTAAGCATCAATCACTGCTCTtcactttcttcttttcatgTACCAACTATCAAAGAATTAACAACTCCAGGAGTAACTAGTACACAAAATTTAAGGCATAATAAACCATATTCCAACAACCTTTTCTAATACACAGAACAAGCACCCACACATGCATCACAACAGGTCAAGATGAGAACATATTATTAAATCAAAATCATAGCATTCCGGATCACAATTATCCAAACTCAATAACTACATCAAGTTATACCTTCTGCTGCTGTAACTGTACAAATAAACTGTCCACATCCACACCCCTCACCTGAAACGGAGCAAAGTTTCCGCCAGCAGCAGCTGCCATTTCCTCAGGAGCTTTCATTTCAGGCGTGATGGTGAAGTAGTCCGAAGACATTATCCTACTCAGCCTCTCCCTCAAACTCGCATCTACAAAAATTCAAATCATCCATGTCAGCaaaaaccctatatatatatatatatatatatatatatatataacaacacCAATTCAGTACTCAACAATAAAGACGGCACCGGAAACTTTACATGTAACAGTAGCATCAGGCTCAATGGGCAGGTCCGACTTAGCGAGCCAGAGCTTGGCGTGGTCAATGCAGCGCTGCAGAGCATTCTTGTGAGATAAGCTCGTATCGACAGGCCTAGAGATCAACAAACCACTGAGGGAGGAGAGCAAATCCAAGTCCTTCTCGGAGAGCAAATCAGTGTCGTCATCGGTGACGGTGTCATAGGTCAAGCAGCACCCTCTCTCGTGGCTCCTGGTGAACATAATCGAGGTGAAGTCACTCTGCGTCTTAACATCAAACAAGGAGCCAAAGTAGAGCAGGTTCAGGAGCTCCTCCACCG belongs to Rosa chinensis cultivar Old Blush chromosome 4, RchiOBHm-V2, whole genome shotgun sequence and includes:
- the LOC112200019 gene encoding dnaJ homolog subfamily B member 13: MAVDYYAVLKLTRNANQEDVKKAYKRLAMKWHPDKNPVDHKEAEAKFKQVCEAYDVLSDPQKRQIYDVYGEEGLNDEVEFDVAAPPPPPRRSEPDDIFNEFFEDQNSWQRAFKKTCNGGGGSGRSQKSGGGKKAAAVESKLACSLEDLYKGARRKMRISRTVPDNFGKSKTVEETLKIDIKPGWKKGTKITFPEKGNQEPGSSAADLIFVVDEKPHDVFKRDGNDLVVDHKLTLLEALTGTFINLTTLDGRVLPIPVRNIINPGYEEVIPNEGMPISKDPTKKGNLRIKFDVVFPSKLSAQQRSDLRRVLGEVDN
- the LOC112200020 gene encoding thioredoxin H2, with product MGSNFSNHSIVDDSDGSSHGKKSRIMSFHSKDQWKTHFTASKQTNKLIVIDFTATWCGPCRSMEPALKEYADKYTDVEFVKLDVDELPDVAMEFGVQAMPSFLFIKKGEVIDRVVGARKEELQRKIEKHRN
- the LOC112200017 gene encoding uncharacterized protein LOC112200017 isoform X1; the protein is MAATAGSEVSDGPVLSLINKRIRALRKKQNRILQMEESLAQGKVLNNEQKEVLRSKPAVSVLIDELEKLRQPLSVAVAEEVSLAVHVSSAPAATTKPEEDETPPPPNAAQQSGESAADEDHHHHQEPVPVPVEELLNLLYFGSLFDVKTQSDFTSIMFTRSHERGCCLTYDTVTDDDTDLLSEKDLDLLSSLSGLLISRPVDTSLSHKNALQRCIDHAKLWLAKSDLPIEPDATVTYASLRERLSRIMSSDYFTITPEMKAPEEMAAAAGGNFAPFQVRGVDVDSLFVQLQQQKDEETPNLQGHERGENQSGPVEEVQKDEFETENPAEVVSVQQEQVKPETEVEHTERDVEFEQHNGPRRQYQNQRGGRGGGRRGYSNGRGGRGRGGGPYQNGRNQFYDQPGNYYPRNYNRGRGGRGGGPSYNNHGSAAQDGHDSANIGVAS
- the LOC112200017 gene encoding uncharacterized protein LOC112200017 isoform X2, with product MAATAGSEVSDGPVLSLINKRIRALRKKQNRILQMEESLAQGKVLNNEQKEVLRSKPAVSVLIDELEKLRQPLSVAVAEEVSLAVHVSSAPAATTKPEEDETPPPPNAAQQSGESAADEDHHHHQEPVPVPVEELLNLLYFGSLFDVKTQSDFTSIMFTRSHERGCCLTYDTVTDDDTDLLSEKDLDLLSSLSGLLISRPVDTSLSHKNALQRCIDHAKLWLAKSDLPIEPDATVTYASLRERLSRIMSSDYFTITPEMKAPEEMAAAAGGNFAPFQDEETPNLQGHERGENQSGPVEEVQKDEFETENPAEVVSVQQEQVKPETEVEHTERDVEFEQHNGPRRQYQNQRGGRGGGRRGYSNGRGGRGRGGGPYQNGRNQFYDQPGNYYPRNYNRGRGGRGGGPSYNNHGSAAQDGHDSANIGVAS